Proteins encoded within one genomic window of Actinomycetota bacterium:
- a CDS encoding pitrilysin family protein, protein MDRQAVPFRRSEPVPGVRLVTERMPHTRTAAIGLWVDRGARDEPWEIAGASHLLEHLLFKGTERRTARDIAHAFDAVGGEVNAFSTKEYTCYYARVLETDVAMATDVLLDMFTSALLREEDLASERKVVLEEIHMTRDAPDDWVHDLFVETAWPDHPLGREVIGTTETVGSMDRNALLAFYREGYTPGRVIVAASGDIDHASLAEQVSAVFEADERFRRLPSDPPQIASGRAVYDQRTIEQVNLVWGAASPPRDSEDRFALSLLNVLYGSSMSSRLFQEIREDRGLAYAVFSGYQSYVESGLFSVYAGTSEATADEVMRIVRSQAASVAAGEVTPEELDRARGHVKGSLVLGLDDPGGRMARLGKGELVWGDVLGVDEVLARIDAVTAEDVTRVAQQVFGGGFVLASVGPVAPGSLDRHTDPL, encoded by the coding sequence ATGGATAGGCAGGCGGTCCCGTTCCGCCGGTCCGAGCCGGTGCCCGGCGTCCGGCTGGTCACCGAGCGCATGCCGCATACGCGCACGGCCGCCATCGGGCTGTGGGTGGACCGCGGAGCGCGCGACGAGCCCTGGGAGATCGCCGGCGCGTCGCACCTGCTCGAGCACCTCCTCTTCAAGGGCACCGAGCGCCGGACCGCCCGCGACATCGCCCACGCCTTCGACGCGGTCGGGGGAGAGGTGAACGCGTTCAGCACGAAGGAGTACACGTGCTACTACGCGCGCGTCCTCGAGACCGACGTCGCGATGGCGACCGACGTGCTGCTCGACATGTTCACGAGCGCGCTCCTGCGTGAGGAGGACCTCGCCTCGGAGAGGAAGGTCGTGCTCGAGGAGATCCACATGACCAGGGACGCCCCCGACGACTGGGTGCACGACCTGTTCGTAGAGACGGCCTGGCCCGACCACCCACTCGGCCGCGAGGTCATCGGGACGACGGAGACGGTCGGGTCGATGGACCGCAACGCCCTCCTCGCGTTCTACCGCGAGGGGTACACACCCGGCCGGGTGATCGTCGCTGCCTCGGGCGATATCGACCACGCCTCGCTCGCCGAGCAGGTGTCGGCGGTCTTCGAGGCCGACGAGCGGTTCCGGCGGCTCCCGTCCGATCCGCCGCAGATCGCGTCCGGCCGGGCCGTGTACGACCAGCGGACGATCGAGCAGGTGAACCTGGTGTGGGGTGCGGCCTCCCCGCCGCGGGACTCCGAGGACCGCTTCGCGCTGTCCCTGCTCAACGTGCTCTACGGCTCCTCGATGTCGTCGCGCCTGTTCCAGGAGATCCGGGAGGACCGCGGACTCGCCTACGCCGTGTTCAGCGGCTACCAGTCTTACGTCGAGAGCGGCCTATTCTCCGTGTACGCCGGCACCTCGGAGGCGACGGCGGACGAGGTGATGCGGATCGTCCGCTCCCAGGCGGCGTCGGTCGCCGCGGGGGAGGTCACCCCCGAGGAGCTGGACAGGGCCCGAGGCCACGTGAAGGGTTCGCTCGTGCTCGGGCTGGACGACCCCGGGGGGCGCATGGCGCGGCTCGGTAAGGGAGAGCTCGTCTGGGGTGACGTGCTCGGTGTGGACGAGGTCCTCGCCCGCATAGACGCCGTCACCGCCGAGGATGTCACCCGGGTCGCGCAGCAGGTGTTCGGCGGAGGGTTCGTCCTCGCCTCGGTCGGACCCGTGGCTCCCGGCTCCCTGGACCGGCACACCGACCCGCTGTAG